The proteins below come from a single Staphylococcus sp. MI 10-1553 genomic window:
- the tagD gene encoding glycerol-3-phosphate cytidylyltransferase has protein sequence MKRVITYGTYDLLHYGHIELLRRAREMGDYLVVALSSDEFNRIKNKKSYYNFEQRKMMLESIRYVDLVIPENDWEQKEMDVEKYEIDTFVMGHDWEGEFDFLKDKCEVIYLKRTEGISTTQIKQELYGKDAK, from the coding sequence ATGAAACGTGTCATTACATATGGAACGTATGATCTTTTACACTATGGACATATTGAATTACTGAGACGTGCACGTGAAATGGGGGATTACCTCGTTGTAGCACTCTCAAGTGATGAATTCAACCGCATTAAAAACAAAAAATCATATTACAACTTTGAACAACGTAAAATGATGTTGGAATCAATCCGTTACGTTGACCTCGTCATTCCTGAAAATGATTGGGAACAAAAAGAAATGGACGTTGAGAAGTATGAAATCGATACTTTTGTTATGGGTCATGACTGGGAAGGTGAATTCGATTTCTTAAAAGATAAATGTGAAGTGATTTACTTGAAGCGTACGGAAGGTATTTCTACGACACAAATCAAACAAGAATTATACGGTAAAGACGCAAAATAA
- the feoB gene encoding ferrous iron transport protein B, with amino-acid sequence MSNAYCILGNPNVGKTSLFNVLTGSYEYVGNWSGVTVDKKVGQLKKNSGHLIDLPGIYDLVPISRDETVVTDYLLHEKFDGMINIIDAAQIKRNFNLTVQLLEYGAPLLIGLNMIDVANKRGIQIDHQRLMRQLHIPIIPVIARTGKGSDEVLNALADLADHHVSRQRPLKIHYGNAVETLLTQLVKALPTTLSLEQRHYRFLAIQYLLNNPAVLRYLDEETIQQFETLTTQFKQLNTIDLEQHILKCRQQYIDTLLAEVVTYPDSERQHLTERIDALLTHKVLGIPIFLGMMWLIFQITFTWIGTPLSDQLDAFFGGPLTDQTVNLMDKIGIYPELQDLVTDGIIAGVGGVLVFIPQILVLFFFISLLEDSGYMARIAVIMDRMMEKFGLNGKSFIPMIIGFGCNVPGIMAARSIEEEKERLTTILIAPFMSCSARLPVYGLFVAIFFAQHQALVVLSLYVLGIVVALLVSWLLSKTVLKKDTSIFVIELPPYRLPSIKTLWRSTWEKGKGFVKKAGTFIFAGSVVIWLLNYTGPSGVDVPINQSFLHIIGAAIAPLITPLGFSSWQTAATLIPGFLAKEVIISSMAIIFAVSEDSLVSTVSTHFTALSAYSFMVFILLYTPCLATVAAIRKETPSWKWTMLAVTYPITIAYVLSFLVYQIGSYFL; translated from the coding sequence ATGAGTAATGCATATTGTATTTTAGGGAATCCGAACGTAGGAAAAACTTCTCTTTTTAACGTTTTAACCGGCTCATATGAATATGTAGGAAACTGGAGCGGTGTCACAGTAGATAAAAAGGTCGGTCAACTTAAGAAAAATTCTGGTCACTTAATTGACTTACCAGGGATTTACGACTTAGTTCCCATTTCCCGTGATGAAACTGTCGTAACAGATTATTTACTGCATGAAAAATTCGACGGCATGATCAACATTATCGATGCAGCTCAAATTAAACGAAATTTTAATTTAACTGTGCAATTGTTAGAATATGGCGCGCCATTGCTCATCGGTTTGAACATGATTGACGTGGCAAATAAACGCGGAATCCAGATTGACCATCAACGTTTAATGCGTCAATTGCATATCCCGATTATTCCCGTTATCGCACGTACCGGTAAAGGTAGTGATGAAGTGCTCAATGCGCTTGCTGACCTTGCTGACCATCACGTTTCAAGACAACGACCTTTAAAAATCCATTATGGTAACGCCGTTGAAACTTTACTAACGCAACTTGTCAAAGCGTTACCTACGACGCTTTCATTAGAGCAACGTCATTACCGTTTTTTGGCCATTCAATATTTACTTAATAATCCAGCTGTATTGCGCTACTTAGATGAAGAAACGATTCAACAATTTGAGACATTGACGACACAGTTCAAACAATTAAATACCATCGACCTTGAACAACATATTTTGAAATGTCGCCAACAGTATATCGATACATTGCTTGCTGAAGTCGTGACTTATCCAGATTCAGAGCGTCAACATTTGACTGAACGGATCGATGCGTTGCTCACACATAAAGTACTGGGTATCCCTATCTTTTTAGGGATGATGTGGCTCATCTTTCAAATCACGTTTACTTGGATTGGAACACCGCTTTCTGATCAATTGGACGCATTTTTTGGAGGTCCTTTAACGGATCAAACGGTCAATTTAATGGATAAAATTGGTATTTATCCGGAACTTCAAGACTTAGTGACAGACGGTATTATTGCGGGTGTAGGTGGCGTACTCGTGTTCATCCCACAAATTTTAGTCCTGTTCTTCTTCATTTCATTACTAGAAGATTCAGGCTACATGGCACGTATTGCAGTTATTATGGATCGAATGATGGAAAAATTCGGCCTTAACGGCAAGTCATTTATTCCGATGATTATCGGTTTCGGTTGTAACGTACCAGGTATTATGGCTGCCCGTAGTATCGAAGAAGAAAAAGAGCGACTTACGACCATTTTAATCGCACCGTTCATGTCATGTTCTGCGCGACTTCCAGTATATGGTCTGTTCGTAGCGATTTTCTTCGCACAACATCAAGCACTTGTCGTGTTAAGTTTATACGTATTAGGCATTGTCGTCGCATTACTCGTGAGTTGGTTGTTGTCTAAAACGGTACTTAAAAAAGACACATCTATTTTCGTTATAGAATTACCGCCATATCGATTACCTTCAATTAAAACATTATGGCGTAGCACTTGGGAAAAAGGAAAAGGCTTCGTTAAAAAAGCAGGTACATTTATTTTTGCAGGTTCTGTTGTCATTTGGTTACTCAATTACACGGGGCCATCTGGTGTTGATGTACCTATCAATCAAAGTTTCTTACATATAATTGGTGCGGCTATTGCGCCACTGATCACACCACTTGGATTCAGTTCATGGCAAACCGCTGCGACACTGATTCCTGGATTTTTAGCTAAAGAAGTCATTATTAGTTCCATGGCCATTATTTTTGCGGTCAGTGAAGATAGTCTCGTCTCTACTGTATCAACACATTTCACAGCACTATCAGCCTATTCATTCATGGTCTTTATTTTACTTTACACACCATGTTTAGCGACAGTCGCTGCAATACGTAAAGAAACCCCTTCATGGAAATGGACCATGCTTGCTGTGACGTACCCAATCACCATTGCATATGTGTTGTCATTCTTAGTCTATCAAATTGGTTCGTATTTTTTATAG
- a CDS encoding ABC transporter ATP-binding protein: MKARNPLVFLLKKISWPVGLIVVAVTIASLGSLTGLLVPLFTGQVVDKFTFESISPVFIIALVAVFLVNAVLSGFGYYLLNKIGEKIIYAIRSVLWDHIIHLKMPFFDKNESGQLMSRLTDDTKVINDFISQKLPGFFPSVITLIGSLIMLFVLDWQMTLLTFITIPIFILVMVPLGKIMQKISTNTQTEIANFSGLLGRVLTEMRLVKVANTEKLELDKAHSNLKKIYDLGLKQAKIAAVVQPISGIIMLITIGIILGFGGMRIASGAISAGTLVAMIFYVLNLSMPLINLSTLVTDYKKAVGASQRIYEILHEPLEDIAAPNLLDEISTGDLKFDHVYFGYDDTPVLKDVSFNVLRGEVTAFVGPSGSGKSTLFSLIERMYEVDQGGIYYDGTSIDALSLTDWRRKIGYVMQSNAMMNGTIRDNILYGVDREVSEEELIHYAKLANCHEFIMEFEQGYDTIVGERGLKLSGGQRQRIDIARSFVKNPDILLLDEATANLDSESERKIQEALDILMENRTTIVIAHRLSTIKKAGQIIFLDHGEVTGKGRHEELMQTHTMYQQFVETQNLTQHREVTEQ, encoded by the coding sequence ATGAAAGCACGTAACCCACTTGTATTTTTATTAAAGAAAATTTCATGGCCAGTGGGACTGATTGTTGTGGCCGTGACGATTGCTTCATTAGGTAGTTTGACCGGATTATTAGTGCCTTTGTTTACAGGGCAGGTGGTCGACAAATTTACTTTTGAATCGATTAGTCCCGTATTTATCATCGCATTAGTAGCGGTATTTTTAGTGAATGCCGTGTTAAGTGGTTTCGGTTACTATTTACTTAATAAAATAGGCGAAAAAATTATTTACGCGATTCGTTCCGTGTTATGGGACCATATTATCCACTTAAAAATGCCGTTTTTTGATAAAAATGAGAGCGGACAATTGATGAGTCGTTTAACAGATGATACGAAAGTAATTAATGATTTTATATCACAAAAGTTACCAGGATTTTTCCCCTCGGTGATTACACTAATCGGGTCATTAATTATGTTGTTCGTCTTGGATTGGCAAATGACACTCCTTACATTTATTACCATTCCTATATTTATATTAGTGATGGTGCCGCTCGGTAAAATTATGCAAAAAATATCAACGAATACGCAAACTGAAATTGCAAATTTTAGTGGGCTACTCGGGCGTGTATTGACAGAAATGCGTTTAGTTAAAGTGGCCAATACTGAGAAACTAGAATTGGATAAGGCACATAGTAACCTTAAAAAGATTTATGACTTAGGACTGAAACAAGCAAAAATTGCTGCCGTCGTTCAACCTATTTCAGGGATTATCATGCTGATTACAATTGGTATTATTTTAGGTTTTGGAGGTATGCGTATTGCTTCGGGCGCGATTTCAGCGGGGACACTCGTGGCGATGATTTTTTACGTTTTAAATTTATCCATGCCTTTGATTAACCTTTCTACATTAGTGACGGATTATAAAAAAGCAGTAGGGGCGAGTCAACGTATTTATGAAATCTTACATGAACCACTTGAAGATATCGCCGCACCGAATTTACTAGATGAGATTTCGACTGGAGACTTGAAATTCGATCATGTCTACTTTGGATATGATGATACACCGGTACTTAAAGATGTGTCATTTAATGTATTGCGTGGTGAAGTAACCGCTTTTGTGGGGCCTTCTGGTTCAGGTAAAAGTACATTGTTCAGTTTGATTGAACGGATGTATGAGGTTGATCAAGGTGGCATTTATTATGATGGTACTTCAATTGATGCACTGTCGTTAACAGATTGGCGTAGAAAAATCGGTTACGTCATGCAAAGTAATGCGATGATGAACGGAACGATACGCGATAATATTTTATACGGTGTAGATCGAGAAGTATCTGAAGAAGAATTGATTCACTATGCCAAACTTGCGAACTGTCATGAATTCATTATGGAATTTGAACAAGGTTACGACACAATCGTTGGGGAACGCGGCTTGAAACTGTCAGGGGGTCAACGTCAGCGCATCGATATTGCACGAAGCTTTGTGAAAAATCCTGACATTCTCTTATTAGACGAGGCAACCGCAAACTTAGATAGTGAAAGTGAGCGTAAAATCCAAGAAGCATTAGATATTTTAATGGAAAACCGTACGACAATCGTCATTGCGCACCGTCTCTCTACAATTAAAAAAGCGGGTCAGATTATTTTCTTAGACCACGGAGAAGTTACAGGCAAAGGGCGTCATGAAGAATTAATGCAAACTCACACGATGTATCAGCAATTTGTTGAAACACAAAATTTAACACAGCATCGAGAAGTAACAGAACAATAA
- a CDS encoding alpha/beta hydrolase family protein, with protein sequence MFINSRFGNPILLAFSDENKPIFLSENKIICDKESIEKLDNYFLGFFSLKTKPKFLIISSIKNTLVVKEYSLNFSELKVRNINIEDIDIRIVQDLYMDIDENVLYIVYQDINNNCNTLAILKDNYTVCTNTLCLSYDIETFFNSSFFLISNDRPGFGKAAKVIDINFNILFECDRFLSYSSNYFLFLIEYNEYEVIVLKNMQNNKIILSKRYNEPIINAHLLESEYIVLLLNKGKEIMVDIISIKMGGTIKVRELHNCNIEIHSVNSNYITIKGTSMKEGIKWGYIDKNGTVFFNHNKNKREKINTDYFSKPYPITVHKPLESKPQKLLFSLHGGPESFEFDDLRYYDLYSEAIKKETAIVVLNYYGSAYQNYSSRKKAWKNWMNVIRITIDVIKEFQNVFHIKDSDIILIGGSFGAALALLIAANLNIKINKVIAIAPLMNLSHHLKKVSSEESEWFNERFSVEEIQTIFNWKNFINDIKTEVYIIQGDNDSVLDYRDTLEAVKYANKNHLPWTLFTEVNVDHVPLTDEQRKNRFMLINDLI encoded by the coding sequence GTGTTCATTAATAGTCGTTTTGGTAATCCTATACTATTGGCTTTCTCAGATGAAAATAAACCAATATTTTTGTCTGAGAATAAAATTATATGTGATAAAGAAAGTATTGAAAAATTGGACAATTATTTTTTAGGTTTCTTTTCATTGAAGACTAAGCCGAAGTTTCTCATTATAAGTTCAATTAAAAATACTTTAGTTGTAAAGGAGTACAGTTTAAATTTTTCAGAACTTAAAGTGCGCAACATAAATATTGAGGATATTGATATTCGTATTGTACAAGATTTATATATGGATATAGATGAAAATGTGCTCTATATCGTTTATCAAGACATTAACAATAATTGCAACACACTGGCCATTTTAAAAGATAATTACACAGTATGTACGAATACTTTATGCTTAAGTTATGATATAGAGACTTTCTTTAATTCTAGTTTTTTTCTAATATCTAATGATAGACCCGGTTTTGGTAAAGCGGCAAAAGTTATTGATATTAACTTTAATATACTATTTGAATGTGATAGATTTCTCTCTTATTCTTCAAACTATTTTCTTTTCTTAATAGAGTATAATGAATATGAAGTAATTGTATTGAAAAATATGCAAAATAATAAAATAATATTATCTAAACGTTACAATGAGCCTATTATAAATGCCCATCTATTAGAAAGTGAATATATTGTTTTATTACTTAATAAGGGTAAGGAAATAATGGTTGACATTATTTCAATAAAAATGGGAGGAACGATTAAGGTTCGTGAACTTCACAACTGTAATATAGAAATACATTCTGTGAACAGTAATTATATCACTATCAAAGGTACAAGTATGAAGGAAGGGATTAAGTGGGGGTATATTGACAAAAATGGAACTGTTTTTTTTAATCATAACAAAAATAAAAGAGAAAAAATAAATACAGATTATTTTTCTAAACCGTATCCTATAACTGTACATAAACCCTTAGAAAGTAAGCCTCAAAAACTTTTATTTTCGTTACATGGCGGTCCTGAATCTTTTGAATTTGATGATTTACGTTATTATGATTTATACAGTGAAGCAATTAAAAAGGAAACAGCTATAGTTGTGCTAAATTATTATGGTTCTGCATATCAGAATTATAGTAGTAGAAAAAAAGCATGGAAGAATTGGATGAATGTCATAAGAATAACAATAGACGTTATAAAAGAATTTCAAAATGTGTTTCATATTAAAGATTCAGATATTATTTTAATAGGAGGGAGTTTTGGGGCTGCCCTTGCTTTGCTAATAGCTGCTAATTTAAATATAAAAATCAATAAAGTTATTGCTATAGCACCTTTAATGAATTTAAGTCATCATTTAAAAAAGGTATCGTCTGAAGAAAGTGAATGGTTCAATGAAAGGTTTAGTGTAGAAGAAATACAAACAATTTTTAATTGGAAAAATTTTATTAACGATATTAAAACAGAAGTTTACATTATCCAAGGTGACAACGATAGTGTACTGGATTATAGAGATACATTGGAAGCTGTAAAATATGCAAATAAAAATCATTTACCTTGGACTTTATTCACAGAAGTTAATGTTGATCATGTGCCGTTGACTGATGAGCAAAGGAAAAATAGATTTATGTTGATAAATGATTTGATATAA
- a CDS encoding FeoB-associated Cys-rich membrane protein, whose amino-acid sequence MTLLINLLLIALILGYATWVMVRFFKKSKQGKCSACEVNQSCPTEKLPKHMQ is encoded by the coding sequence TTGACGTTATTAATTAATTTGTTATTGATTGCATTGATTTTAGGTTATGCGACATGGGTGATGGTTCGATTTTTCAAAAAGTCTAAGCAAGGAAAATGTAGTGCGTGTGAAGTGAATCAAAGTTGTCCGACCGAAAAGTTACCGAAACATATGCAGTGA
- the pbp4 gene encoding penicillin-binding protein PBP4, whose amino-acid sequence MKKIILSIVVVFFASTIITPFARAYTPTPVELAQQSGYPVTWAYQPEGMINISQTGQILYEFQSEQQWYPASMTKLMTMYLTLQAVKEKKLSLNDTVQITDQHYRMSTLPELSNTKLYPGETYTIAELLQITVSASSNAAALILANQVSDNTSDFVDKMNDTAKSLGMTHTHYVNPTGAENRLLLEFAPKKYQHEPSSTSSARDYAILAQHVVKDTPKILYFTKQIAPTQHGVTYYTFNDLLEGGNMSLPGTDGLKTGSSDIADYNNSLTTKRGKFRIFHIIMGAGDYKHLGGEKQRNMMSASAINYTFSQYDYKKILSKGKHKIDGKSYYVTEDLYDVVPKDMSEPYDLVVKDSQVHLDYPRKFITKNDGPPTVKVENPFIYESKSVVVSSWHAFPVLTTLAFLVIVLILAFILRRLLKLLFRK is encoded by the coding sequence ATGAAAAAAATAATATTATCCATTGTGGTTGTATTCTTCGCTTCCACTATTATAACACCTTTTGCACGTGCATATACACCCACACCGGTTGAACTTGCACAACAAAGTGGTTATCCTGTCACGTGGGCTTATCAACCTGAGGGCATGATTAACATCAGTCAAACAGGACAAATTTTGTACGAGTTTCAAAGTGAACAACAATGGTATCCTGCTTCTATGACCAAACTCATGACAATGTACTTAACGTTACAAGCCGTCAAAGAAAAGAAATTATCTTTAAACGACACGGTCCAAATCACTGACCAACATTACCGGATGTCCACCTTACCAGAGTTGAGTAATACGAAACTTTATCCTGGTGAAACATACACCATTGCAGAATTGCTTCAGATTACAGTCTCCGCTTCAAGTAACGCAGCTGCACTGATTTTAGCCAATCAAGTTTCAGATAACACATCAGACTTTGTCGATAAAATGAATGACACTGCCAAATCTCTAGGTATGACGCACACCCACTATGTGAATCCTACTGGTGCAGAAAACCGCTTATTATTGGAATTCGCACCAAAGAAATATCAACACGAACCATCTTCAACATCTTCAGCACGCGACTATGCCATTCTTGCCCAGCATGTTGTTAAAGACACACCTAAAATTTTGTATTTCACTAAACAAATTGCACCGACACAACACGGTGTCACATACTATACCTTTAACGATTTGTTAGAAGGTGGCAATATGAGTTTACCTGGCACAGATGGGTTGAAAACGGGTTCGAGTGACATTGCAGACTATAACAACTCATTAACGACAAAACGTGGGAAATTCCGCATTTTTCATATTATTATGGGCGCTGGAGATTATAAACATCTAGGTGGCGAGAAACAGCGTAACATGATGAGTGCGAGCGCCATTAACTATACTTTTTCACAATATGACTATAAAAAGATATTATCTAAAGGTAAACATAAAATTGATGGGAAATCGTACTATGTGACAGAAGATTTATACGATGTCGTGCCAAAAGACATGTCTGAACCTTATGATCTTGTCGTCAAAGATAGTCAAGTGCATCTCGATTATCCACGGAAGTTTATTACGAAAAACGACGGACCCCCAACAGTAAAAGTTGAAAATCCGTTCATCTATGAATCTAAATCTGTAGTAGTCTCAAGTTGGCATGCATTTCCAGTATTGACGACACTCGCATTTCTCGTCATTGTACTCATCCTTGCATTTATTTTACGTCGATTGTTGAAATTGCTTTTTAGAAAATAA
- a CDS encoding MFS transporter, with translation MMKLLNTLRKFPSAQKFLWFSIFFYFSMYLSKTIHALWFEENQALTSFGFSYTMMAIAGILSFFTGKLGDKISPHFALRLGVTVYAVGLALRVFTHSFWIAGLSGFIAGLGASLVIISMRFWIVSLGTEEERPAFVSISEMGNHTGIMIGTSLSGILVWLFSYLVKAPMAYVLILAAMCCLLTTFLVPKFPKKVTEAEENQTHFKKPLTEYKILIIGIVILGFIAGMSVSLISPFIPVILKHQGISVSLIGIFIAMISLTAIIAAPIYASKNVSRYKQWIFFISELVAGLLLLMFLTSLPSLIILLILVFRAFLYTGSAIAQELIELELFPKPHLGFFFGLSQSSFFIGDTLGGTFGGYLYNMSITIALIICTSLLVFNAFLLPLFFTAMKRHYKEGGSVH, from the coding sequence ATGATGAAACTGTTGAATACATTAAGAAAATTCCCTTCAGCTCAAAAATTTTTGTGGTTTAGTATATTTTTCTATTTCTCAATGTACCTTTCAAAAACGATACATGCGTTATGGTTTGAAGAAAACCAGGCTTTAACCTCATTTGGCTTCTCATATACGATGATGGCAATTGCGGGGATACTCTCCTTTTTTACAGGGAAATTGGGTGATAAGATTTCACCTCACTTTGCATTAAGACTTGGTGTGACCGTTTATGCAGTTGGTTTAGCATTAAGGGTGTTCACACATTCTTTTTGGATTGCAGGATTATCTGGTTTTATTGCAGGGTTAGGGGCTTCGCTTGTGATTATCTCCATGCGATTTTGGATTGTGTCTTTAGGTACAGAAGAAGAACGTCCAGCTTTTGTCTCAATAAGTGAAATGGGCAATCATACAGGGATTATGATTGGAACATCTCTATCAGGTATTCTAGTGTGGTTGTTTTCATACTTAGTTAAAGCACCTATGGCATATGTGCTGATTTTGGCGGCGATGTGCTGTTTGTTAACTACTTTTTTAGTGCCTAAATTCCCTAAAAAAGTAACGGAAGCTGAGGAAAATCAGACGCATTTTAAAAAGCCTTTAACAGAATACAAGATATTGATTATTGGAATAGTGATTTTAGGTTTTATTGCAGGGATGTCAGTCAGTTTAATTAGTCCTTTCATTCCAGTTATTTTAAAGCATCAAGGTATATCGGTGTCACTGATAGGGATATTTATAGCGATGATTAGTTTAACGGCTATTATTGCAGCACCTATATATGCGAGTAAAAATGTTAGCCGCTATAAACAATGGATTTTTTTTATAAGTGAACTCGTTGCAGGTCTATTACTTTTAATGTTTTTAACGTCGTTACCAAGTTTAATCATATTGTTGATTTTAGTGTTTAGGGCATTTTTATATACTGGATCGGCAATCGCACAAGAGTTGATAGAATTAGAACTTTTTCCTAAACCTCACTTAGGCTTCTTTTTTGGGTTATCACAATCTTCATTTTTTATAGGAGATACCCTGGGAGGTACGTTTGGCGGTTATTTATACAATATGTCTATCACGATTGCATTAATCATATGTACATCGCTATTAGTATTCAATGCTTTTCTATTGCCATTATTCTTCACTGCTATGAAAAGACATTATAAGGAAGGGGGGAGTGTTCATTAA
- a CDS encoding tetratricopeptide repeat protein, protein MNYYGSLTDKQNYSNQLRFSTKARIERYISYNLLAIKNRFKEPIDLYIYHKGQIDVGSNIFLEIYRKYEIGNIYFENLVQEEYYKDYLEKVVKDALNENKYEAYDIALKFLSVGDGWTAINIIKNLIDEKNENDCYYYDLGIAYTQIGETERAEYYLTKSKESLSEDRQIDSNYALAMLYARHHPIFLKSDKLAEKLLNEAYSCFSDSEINFYKIFNRNGFALLLYKRNEIEKAIQLLKVAIKEISTNKLSKLDNSFHESVLTYNLIQCYMKINSIEDVKLGFEKLLKMDPLFLENHLEYANFLIKIKDYKNAFNHLQIALNFNPYVPEIHSLLGIYYLNLNYLPESKEHFHQSYIYSGKEVDFLYDYCFVLNELEEYNKTTELVNENVLNEVASDEEVYIDLVILLVEAYLNTDHITKAIDIFEKGCNKYPHNDLLKQNKDNLISVKRESK, encoded by the coding sequence ATGAATTATTACGGAAGTTTAACTGATAAACAAAATTACTCGAATCAACTCAGGTTTTCGACTAAAGCTCGGATTGAACGTTATATTTCTTATAATTTACTGGCAATTAAAAATAGGTTTAAAGAACCTATAGATTTATATATATATCATAAAGGACAAATAGATGTGGGCTCTAATATATTTTTAGAGATTTATAGAAAATATGAAATAGGAAATATATATTTTGAAAACCTTGTTCAAGAAGAATATTATAAAGACTATTTAGAGAAGGTAGTAAAAGACGCACTTAATGAAAATAAGTATGAAGCTTATGATATAGCATTAAAATTTTTGAGTGTCGGTGATGGATGGACAGCTATTAATATTATTAAAAATTTAATAGACGAAAAAAATGAAAATGACTGTTACTATTATGATTTGGGAATTGCATATACTCAGATAGGAGAAACAGAAAGAGCGGAATATTATCTTACAAAAAGTAAGGAAAGTTTAAGTGAAGATAGACAAATAGATTCTAACTATGCGCTTGCAATGTTATATGCTAGGCATCACCCTATTTTTTTGAAATCTGATAAACTTGCTGAAAAACTACTTAACGAAGCCTATTCTTGTTTTTCTGATAGTGAGATTAATTTTTACAAAATTTTTAATAGAAATGGGTTCGCATTATTATTGTATAAAAGAAATGAAATAGAAAAAGCAATACAATTATTAAAAGTTGCCATTAAAGAAATTTCTACTAATAAATTATCTAAATTAGATAACTCTTTTCATGAGAGTGTATTAACCTACAATTTAATTCAATGTTATATGAAGATTAATTCAATAGAAGATGTTAAATTGGGTTTCGAAAAACTTTTGAAAATGGATCCGCTTTTTTTAGAAAATCATTTAGAATATGCCAACTTTCTTATAAAAATTAAAGATTATAAAAATGCTTTTAATCATCTCCAAATTGCACTAAATTTCAATCCTTATGTGCCAGAGATTCATTCTTTATTAGGGATATATTATTTAAATTTGAATTACTTACCTGAATCTAAAGAACATTTTCATCAATCTTATATTTACTCTGGTAAAGAAGTGGACTTTTTATATGATTATTGTTTTGTGTTAAATGAATTAGAGGAATACAATAAAACAACTGAACTTGTTAATGAAAATGTGTTAAATGAAGTAGCATCGGATGAGGAAGTTTATATTGACTTAGTCATTTTATTAGTAGAAGCCTATCTCAACACCGATCATATTACAAAAGCAATTGATATTTTTGAAAAGGGGTGTAACAAATACCCTCATAACGATTTATTGAAGCAAAATAAAGATAATTTAATATCTGTTAAAAGGGAGTCGAAATGA